Proteins encoded together in one Pseudobacteroides sp. window:
- the smc gene encoding chromosome segregation protein SMC encodes MYLKRLEIQGFKSFADKINLEFNSGITSVVGPNGSGKSNVADAVRWVLGEQSAKTLRGTKMEDVIFAGTEHRKAMGLAEVSLTIDNSSHTLPIQFDEVTITRRVFRSGESEYFINKTLCRLKDIHELFLDTGIGKDGYSIIGQGRVDEILSTKSEERRHIFEEASGIMKYKVRKQEAEKKLDLTEQNLVRINDIINELETQLEPLKLQSETAKKYLSYRDALKELEINVYIDSIARFKEKIKEHEEQYLKIKESIDNENLNLESITRQNKEKTDRMKVMEETLENARQEFYNLENNLEKCSSEIKLNDEKIHNFNQNIERIDAELLEINDKIGQLNKDEAAKNDKINYLTERMAEYSSKLSEHEEKMAALNETLDENQRYIENLKDSIMDKLDLLSDKKSQIGNIKVHVENLKKRQHGIEMEIYQIALDKDRELIKKEDIQENINKAKAAIDKARSEIDGLSNQRKDCEAALSDLRRKHTEVVNDYQFKSSRHKMLQDMENKLEGYNRSVKVVLQACQQSKEFGHGIHGALAQLITVDKKYETAIEMTLGGALQNIVTSSEEDAKRAIEYLKKNRLGRATFLPITSVKGRYLDNNILNEVRGQQGFVGVASDLIKCGSEFNGIILNLLGKVVVVENLDAGIRIAKRFGYSFRIVTLEGDILSTSGSMSGGSTDNAGPGILSRNREITELKTEISKLALIQQSLDTKINEASNMLQEILNDISNEEKNINNNELIKIRDESHLAQIEENIRKADAKADMLRDEKAQLLKQEQDTDIELQKYNQELTDIENDINSTKEIISKHQEKHKEDQTLRDTLHNDIMNFKISVNSVKESLEAVKETLHRIIEERDQLGRSANRKTGEKEKYLSEIEGLKAENTGLGKRVKALEEEKTGKVFQIDKAVEEKKVLEEELSDTINQIQNANKNIILLQEDYNRVEVRKAKVEAELEVIQNRMWDEYELTYTNAMEFKKDIGSIPQAQKRINEIKNDIKALGPVNIAAIEEYIKTKERYEFMSGQRNDMEQAKEKLKKVISEMISIMKRQFLEQFKLINENFNIVFRELFEGGRAELILVDMENVLESGIEIEVQPPGKRLQNMMLLSGGERAFTAIALLFSILRLRPTPFCILDEIEAALDDANVYRFAEYLKRYTINTQFIMVTHRKGTMEAANTLYGVTMQEHGVSKIVSMRMGEKAS; translated from the coding sequence GCCAAAACCCTTAGGGGAACCAAAATGGAGGATGTCATATTTGCAGGAACCGAGCACAGAAAAGCAATGGGGCTTGCAGAGGTTTCGCTTACCATAGATAATTCTTCCCATACTCTTCCAATCCAGTTTGATGAGGTCACCATCACAAGAAGGGTATTTCGTTCAGGTGAAAGTGAATATTTTATAAACAAGACTCTGTGCCGCCTTAAGGATATACATGAACTGTTCCTAGACACCGGTATAGGCAAGGATGGCTACTCAATCATCGGACAGGGCAGGGTTGACGAGATATTGAGTACCAAGTCGGAGGAAAGAAGGCATATCTTTGAAGAAGCCTCCGGTATCATGAAATACAAGGTAAGGAAACAGGAAGCTGAGAAAAAGCTTGATTTAACTGAGCAGAATTTGGTAAGAATTAATGATATAATAAATGAATTGGAAACTCAGCTTGAGCCGCTGAAATTACAGTCTGAGACAGCAAAAAAGTATCTTTCATACAGGGATGCTTTAAAAGAGTTGGAAATAAATGTTTATATAGATAGTATAGCCAGATTCAAGGAAAAGATTAAGGAGCATGAAGAACAGTATTTAAAGATAAAGGAAAGCATTGATAACGAAAACTTAAACCTGGAAAGCATTACAAGGCAAAACAAAGAAAAGACTGATAGAATGAAGGTAATGGAAGAGACATTGGAGAATGCCAGGCAGGAGTTTTACAACCTTGAGAACAATTTGGAAAAATGCAGTTCCGAGATAAAGTTAAACGATGAAAAAATTCATAACTTCAATCAGAATATAGAGAGAATTGATGCTGAATTACTTGAAATAAACGACAAGATAGGGCAGCTCAATAAAGACGAAGCAGCTAAAAACGATAAAATCAATTATTTGACCGAGAGGATGGCTGAATACTCCAGTAAGCTGTCTGAACATGAAGAGAAAATGGCAGCCTTAAATGAGACATTGGATGAGAATCAAAGGTATATTGAAAACCTTAAGGACAGTATAATGGACAAGCTCGATCTTCTTTCCGATAAGAAGTCCCAGATAGGAAATATAAAGGTTCATGTTGAGAACCTTAAAAAGAGGCAGCACGGTATTGAAATGGAAATTTACCAGATTGCTTTGGATAAGGACAGGGAATTAATCAAGAAGGAAGACATACAGGAAAACATCAACAAGGCCAAGGCTGCTATTGACAAAGCCAGGTCGGAAATTGACGGGCTTTCAAATCAAAGGAAGGATTGTGAAGCTGCACTTTCCGACCTTAGAAGGAAGCACACGGAAGTGGTAAATGACTACCAGTTCAAGTCCTCAAGGCACAAAATGCTTCAGGATATGGAAAATAAGCTTGAGGGGTACAATAGGAGTGTTAAAGTTGTGCTTCAGGCCTGCCAGCAATCCAAAGAGTTCGGACATGGTATTCATGGTGCACTTGCACAGCTTATAACAGTTGACAAGAAGTATGAAACTGCAATAGAGATGACTCTTGGCGGTGCACTTCAAAACATAGTGACATCCAGTGAAGAAGATGCAAAAAGGGCTATAGAATACCTGAAAAAGAACAGGCTTGGAAGAGCTACATTTCTTCCAATTACCTCAGTAAAGGGAAGGTATTTAGATAACAATATTTTAAATGAGGTCCGCGGCCAGCAAGGTTTTGTAGGTGTTGCCTCCGATCTTATAAAGTGCGGCAGTGAATTTAACGGTATAATTCTAAACCTTCTTGGTAAGGTTGTTGTAGTAGAAAACCTTGATGCAGGTATCAGGATAGCCAAACGGTTTGGATACAGCTTCAGGATTGTAACCTTAGAAGGTGATATACTAAGCACCAGCGGTTCCATGTCGGGAGGTAGCACTGATAATGCAGGGCCTGGAATATTAAGCAGGAACAGGGAGATAACCGAATTAAAGACCGAAATTTCAAAACTTGCATTGATTCAGCAATCTCTTGATACAAAGATAAATGAAGCATCAAACATGCTTCAGGAGATTTTAAATGATATATCGAATGAGGAAAAGAATATTAACAACAATGAGCTTATAAAAATAAGGGATGAGAGCCACCTGGCACAAATAGAGGAAAACATTAGAAAGGCCGATGCCAAGGCGGATATGTTGAGAGACGAAAAGGCACAGCTTTTAAAACAGGAGCAGGATACAGACATTGAGCTTCAAAAATACAATCAGGAACTGACCGACATTGAAAATGACATTAACAGCACAAAGGAAATAATATCAAAGCACCAGGAAAAGCATAAGGAAGACCAGACATTAAGGGATACTCTCCATAATGATATTATGAACTTTAAAATATCTGTAAACTCCGTTAAGGAGAGCCTTGAAGCTGTAAAAGAGACTCTTCATAGAATAATAGAGGAAAGAGATCAGCTTGGCAGGAGTGCTAACAGGAAGACAGGTGAAAAGGAAAAATACCTGTCCGAGATAGAAGGTTTAAAGGCTGAAAATACAGGCCTTGGAAAAAGAGTTAAGGCACTTGAGGAAGAAAAAACAGGAAAGGTGTTCCAGATTGATAAGGCGGTTGAAGAAAAGAAGGTATTGGAGGAGGAATTGTCCGACACCATAAACCAGATACAAAACGCCAACAAAAACATCATTCTGCTTCAAGAGGACTACAACAGGGTAGAAGTCAGAAAGGCCAAGGTTGAAGCAGAGCTTGAGGTGATACAGAATAGGATGTGGGACGAATACGAGCTGACCTATACCAATGCCATGGAGTTTAAGAAGGATATAGGAAGCATTCCTCAGGCACAAAAAAGGATAAACGAGATAAAAAATGACATTAAGGCATTAGGCCCTGTTAATATTGCGGCTATTGAGGAATATATAAAGACAAAGGAACGCTATGAATTCATGTCGGGCCAGAGAAATGACATGGAGCAGGCAAAGGAAAAACTCAAGAAGGTTATAAGTGAAATGATAAGCATTATGAAGAGGCAGTTTTTAGAACAATTCAAGCTTATCAACGAGAACTTCAATATAGTATTCCGCGAGTTGTTCGAGGGAGGAAGGGCAGAACTTATTTTAGTGGATATGGAAAATGTACTTGAAAGCGGTATCGAAATAGAAGTCCAGCCTCCAGGCAAAAGGCTTCAGAATATGATGCTTTTATCGGGTGGAGAAAGAGCATTTACCGCAATAGCACTGCTGTTTTCCATATTAAGGCTCAGACCTACCCCCTTCTGTATACTTGACGAAATTGAGGCTGCTCTCGATGACGCCAATGTTTACAGGTTTGCAGAATACCTTAAGAGGTATACAATTAATACCCAGTTTATTATGGTAACCCACAGAAAGGGTACCATGGAAGCTGCAAACACTCTCTATGGCGTAACAATGCAGGAGCATGGTGTATCAAAGATTGTGTCAATGAGAATGGGTGAAAAAGCCAGTTAG